The following are from one region of the Methanobacterium veterum genome:
- the arfB gene encoding 2-amino-5-formylamino-6-ribosylaminopyrimidin-4(3H)-one 5'-monophosphate deformylase, whose translation MMELRYSSGNVISPEVHEIGVLAVGSHLENHGAALPIDTDSKIAAYLALQASLISGAKFLGILHAATEYDYVKHGIHIDAQKLAEDQLFTALSSAKKYLNIKKVVLVNGHGGNVPLMDHIGEIEKELKLRIVFNNKIVEIEGPHAGTGELSMGNILKIVDESKLQEHCDFKKYPEVGMVGLEEARDINEGINDGARAVEKEGVCIDMELGKQLLDIAVEDIIGDIKRLLND comes from the coding sequence ATTATGGAACTTAGATACTCATCAGGGAATGTTATATCTCCAGAAGTACATGAAATTGGAGTTCTTGCAGTTGGGTCTCACCTTGAAAATCATGGTGCTGCACTTCCCATAGATACTGATTCTAAAATTGCAGCATATCTTGCCCTTCAAGCATCTTTAATAAGCGGTGCAAAATTCTTAGGGATACTGCATGCAGCAACAGAATACGATTACGTTAAACATGGTATCCACATAGATGCCCAAAAATTAGCAGAAGATCAACTGTTTACTGCACTCTCCAGTGCAAAAAAATACTTGAATATCAAAAAAGTTGTTCTGGTTAATGGTCATGGAGGCAACGTTCCATTAATGGATCATATTGGAGAGATTGAAAAAGAGTTAAAACTTAGAATAGTTTTTAATAATAAAATAGTGGAAATTGAAGGTCCACATGCAGGAACAGGTGAACTTTCAATGGGAAATATTTTAAAAATTGTCGATGAATCCAAATTACAGGAACACTGTGATTTTAAAAAATATCCTGAAGTAGGCATGGTTGGTCTTGAAGAAGCAAGAGATATTAATGAAGGGATAAACGATGGTGCAAGAGCTGTTGAAAAAGAGGGAGTATGCATAGATATGGAATTAGGTAAACAGCTGCTTGATATTGCTGTTGAAGATATAATAGGAGATATTAAAAGACTGTTAAATGACTAA
- a CDS encoding toprim domain-containing protein, which produces MDIKNPIDVRIIVEGASDVESVSKAMRNIALGAEYHITISSIIPTTSSVIAKKAVKGADIVLIATDVDAPGRELAEKFQKVLKDEVGHIERMKLPFGHDVEYMDPYLIQTEIKNAIIRSGLISIANIKLFRELQDKLKESEKTIKDLSTKNKDLEALNNELSTETQKLQNSNDKSNEELESLEDKYNSLQIEFNSINHEYGEIQNKELFEAFSIDELWKEVFNEKLENKEQIYFISNEFKPENVIVGQDRIVALSKKDAVEWLKIIRVVLIFYDSKIEELKEEFDKGKI; this is translated from the coding sequence ATGGATATTAAAAATCCGATTGATGTACGGATAATTGTAGAAGGTGCATCAGATGTGGAAAGCGTATCTAAAGCTATGAGAAATATAGCTTTAGGGGCTGAATACCACATTACCATATCCTCTATAATTCCTACAACAAGCTCCGTAATAGCAAAAAAAGCTGTAAAAGGAGCAGATATTGTTTTAATTGCAACTGATGTTGATGCTCCAGGACGAGAACTTGCAGAAAAGTTCCAGAAAGTCCTGAAAGACGAAGTTGGACATATAGAACGGATGAAACTTCCGTTCGGCCATGACGTTGAGTATATGGATCCCTACCTTATACAAACTGAGATTAAAAATGCCATAATAAGGTCCGGATTAATTTCTATAGCTAATATTAAATTATTTAGAGAATTACAGGATAAATTAAAAGAATCTGAAAAAACTATTAAAGATTTATCCACAAAAAATAAAGATTTAGAAGCATTAAATAATGAACTTTCCACTGAAACTCAGAAGTTACAGAATTCAAATGATAAATCAAATGAAGAACTGGAAAGTTTAGAGGATAAATACAACTCACTGCAAATTGAATTTAATTCAATAAATCATGAGTACGGTGAAATTCAAAATAAAGAATTATTTGAAGCATTCTCTATCGACGAGTTATGGAAAGAAGTTTTTAATGAAAAGTTAGAAAATAAAGAACAGATTTATTTTATAAGTAATGAATTTAAGCCAGAAAATGTAATAGTCGGCCAGGACCGAATTGTTGCATTATCTAAGAAAGATGCTGTTGAATGGCTTAAAATAATCAGAGTAGTCCTAATTTTTTATGATTCTAAAATCGAAGAACTAAAAGAAGAGTTTGACAAAGGAAAGATTTAA
- a CDS encoding response regulator, translating to MADRLVKVLLIEDNDADARFISEMFKDIKTTKYEVSWAKRLDEGLKLLDDDSFDVLLLDLSLPDSIGLETFERAHEYEPELPIVILSGLDDEEVAVRAVREGAQDYLMKGEVSARLLSRAISYAIERHNAEKELIESRNDLISLINNYTTELKERGVKEAEDMHKSLETKIANFEELKSSNIDVKAAKDGAGNIQLFNERVPKSLWLQVAGDFKTPEKKLSVDENNIKLESAEANDLENLVEFIKELGERGYFAEEHYVVDLGMGSSFQ from the coding sequence TTGGCAGATAGACTCGTTAAAGTGTTGTTAATAGAAGATAACGACGCGGATGCAAGATTTATAAGCGAGATGTTTAAGGATATAAAAACAACAAAATATGAAGTATCATGGGCTAAAAGACTTGATGAAGGGCTTAAACTTTTAGATGATGATTCATTTGATGTTCTACTTTTAGACCTTAGTTTACCTGATAGTATAGGTCTTGAAACATTTGAAAGAGCACATGAATATGAACCTGAACTACCAATTGTTATTTTAAGTGGTTTAGATGATGAGGAAGTTGCAGTTAGGGCTGTAAGGGAAGGCGCACAGGATTACCTGATGAAAGGTGAGGTGAGTGCCAGATTGCTTTCTAGAGCTATTAGCTATGCAATTGAGAGGCATAATGCTGAAAAAGAATTAATAGAAAGTCGAAATGACCTTATAAGTTTAATTAATAATTACACAACAGAATTAAAGGAGAGAGGCGTTAAAGAAGCGGAAGATATGCATAAAAGCTTAGAAACAAAAATTGCAAATTTTGAAGAATTGAAAAGCTCAAATATTGATGTAAAAGCAGCTAAAGATGGAGCGGGTAATATACAACTTTTCAATGAGAGAGTTCCCAAAAGTTTATGGTTACAGGTTGCTGGAGACTTTAAAACCCCTGAAAAAAAGTTATCTGTGGATGAAAATAATATTAAACTTGAATCAGCCGAGGCAAATGACCTTGAAAATCTGGTGGAATTTATTAAGGAATTAGGAGAAAGAGGATATTTTGCAGAAGAACACTACGTAGTGGATCTTGGAATGGGTTCAAGTTTCCAATAG
- a CDS encoding DUF5814 domain-containing protein, with protein MIILRRNKKIVELFPIGSSKGALNSRRKPLFYGYIRLKRTNNQIRPYKFIVKKGDKESLFPPSEAVKILKKQNVYLIDGDEEIEEMLDSQSIDFKKTRICRHCTLEGYITVVNRNSAFISNKEYICRLCAEEEIKRELKYKGLSLSAFNNFKRMLDETGDLDKVLSVFDPKFNPVKNPDLTLFDKITVGKDNTPPTEIDKINIPDELKKILKLHGKYLLPVQSLALQNGLLKGENLLIVSATASGKTLIGEIAGVPNAMKGKKFMFLTPLVALANQKYRDFKKKYSKLGLKVAIKVGMSRIKAKEELTLPDDDVKNADIVVGTYEGLDFLLRSGKAGDFGELGTVVIDEIHMLDDKERGPRLNGLIKRLKSLFKDIQIIGLSATVQNPQEIANEFLMKLVEYDRRPVPLERHLIFAKSEYEKTDIMTKLARAEYKNISKKGFHGQTIIFTNSRRKTHSIADYLTKRNIKAAAYHAGLSYSKKSKIEKDFANQKISTIVTTAALAAGVDFPASQVIFEALLMGNKWLSNNEFSQMLGRAGRPTYHDIGKVYLIPEVGRKYGEETEDMQAVSLLESDVDPIYVQYDEDDVLEQCLADICSGRVHTFEELQNAYKNFDLPLGIEEAYDVIHDAGLVKEKDSKLSSTNYGKAVSVSFMDLKAAEYIRKSINPKNQTKKKRKHVDPLEIAVKLDPFENAYMSNRLNRRLGKALNINLSARLFADSTLDILSSGETLSKLEPSLQDALINMQVEFMSCKCQDRPFCNCFQEELSRRILKQRMLHKDPVDISKKLLKKYQIHSYAGDIFSWLDSVIRTLEAIRRIANAFKNHKVANECSRLIKTIEN; from the coding sequence ATGATAATTTTACGGCGTAATAAGAAAATTGTGGAGTTATTTCCCATTGGAAGCTCAAAAGGGGCGTTAAATTCAAGGAGAAAACCTCTTTTTTATGGATATATAAGGCTTAAACGAACCAACAACCAGATAAGGCCCTACAAATTTATAGTAAAAAAGGGAGATAAGGAGTCCCTTTTCCCTCCAAGTGAGGCTGTGAAAATTTTAAAAAAGCAGAACGTTTATTTAATCGATGGGGACGAAGAAATAGAGGAAATGCTGGATTCTCAGAGTATTGACTTCAAAAAGACACGGATCTGCAGGCACTGCACACTGGAAGGGTACATAACGGTAGTAAATCGAAATTCAGCATTTATATCAAATAAAGAATACATATGCAGATTATGTGCTGAAGAAGAAATTAAAAGAGAATTAAAGTATAAAGGACTTAGTTTAAGTGCTTTTAATAATTTTAAAAGAATGCTGGATGAAACTGGTGACCTTGATAAGGTTTTAAGTGTTTTCGATCCTAAATTCAACCCGGTAAAGAATCCAGACTTAACCTTATTTGATAAAATTACAGTCGGTAAAGACAACACTCCCCCTACAGAAATAGATAAAATAAACATCCCTGATGAACTTAAAAAAATACTGAAACTCCACGGCAAATACTTACTGCCAGTACAGTCTCTTGCTTTACAAAATGGACTTCTTAAAGGGGAAAACCTGCTTATTGTATCGGCGACTGCAAGCGGAAAGACTTTAATTGGTGAAATTGCAGGCGTACCAAATGCAATGAAAGGCAAAAAATTCATGTTTTTAACACCACTTGTAGCACTTGCAAACCAGAAATACAGAGATTTTAAGAAGAAATACAGCAAATTAGGGTTAAAAGTTGCGATAAAGGTAGGTATGAGCAGGATAAAAGCAAAAGAAGAGCTCACACTTCCAGATGACGATGTAAAAAATGCAGATATTGTTGTTGGTACTTATGAAGGTCTTGATTTTCTGCTGCGTTCTGGAAAAGCAGGGGATTTTGGGGAGCTCGGTACCGTTGTAATTGATGAAATACATATGCTTGACGATAAAGAACGTGGACCTCGGCTAAATGGACTTATAAAGCGTTTAAAATCCCTTTTTAAAGATATACAGATTATTGGGCTTTCTGCAACAGTTCAAAATCCTCAAGAAATTGCAAATGAATTCTTGATGAAGCTTGTTGAATACGACAGGCGTCCCGTTCCTTTAGAAAGACACCTGATATTTGCAAAGTCAGAATATGAAAAAACAGATATAATGACCAAACTTGCAAGGGCAGAATATAAAAATATCTCCAAAAAAGGATTCCATGGGCAAACCATCATATTTACAAATTCAAGGAGAAAAACACATTCCATTGCAGATTATCTGACAAAGAGGAATATTAAAGCAGCAGCATATCATGCAGGGCTTTCGTATTCAAAAAAGAGTAAGATAGAAAAAGATTTTGCAAATCAAAAGATTTCAACCATTGTAACAACCGCTGCACTTGCTGCAGGTGTGGATTTTCCAGCTTCGCAGGTCATATTTGAGGCACTACTAATGGGAAATAAATGGCTGTCCAATAATGAGTTTTCCCAGATGCTTGGAAGGGCAGGAAGGCCAACTTACCACGATATTGGAAAAGTATACCTGATACCAGAAGTGGGAAGGAAATATGGGGAAGAAACAGAAGATATGCAGGCTGTAAGCTTGCTTGAAAGTGATGTCGATCCTATATATGTGCAGTACGATGAAGACGATGTATTAGAACAATGCTTAGCAGATATATGCTCTGGAAGAGTACATACCTTTGAAGAACTTCAAAATGCCTACAAAAATTTTGATCTTCCCTTAGGTATAGAAGAAGCATATGATGTTATACATGATGCAGGCCTGGTAAAAGAAAAAGACAGTAAATTATCTTCAACAAATTATGGAAAAGCAGTTTCTGTATCTTTTATGGATCTAAAAGCTGCAGAATACATACGAAAAAGTATAAATCCCAAAAATCAGACAAAAAAGAAGAGAAAACATGTAGATCCCTTGGAAATTGCAGTTAAACTCGATCCTTTTGAAAATGCCTACATGTCAAACAGGTTAAACAGAAGATTAGGTAAAGCGCTTAACATCAATTTATCCGCCAGATTATTCGCTGATTCCACGCTGGACATACTTTCTTCTGGAGAAACATTATCAAAACTTGAACCCAGCCTTCAAGACGCTCTGATAAACATGCAAGTTGAATTCATGTCCTGCAAATGTCAGGACAGGCCGTTCTGCAACTGTTTCCAGGAAGAACTCTCCAGGAGAATTTTAAAACAGAGAATGCTCCATAAAGACCCTGTTGATATCAGCAAAAAACTCTTAAAGAAATACCAGATACATTCATATGCCGGAGATATATTTTCATGGCTTGATTCAGTGATAAGAACACTGGAAGCCATAAGAAGAATTGCAAATGCATTTAAAAATCATAAAGTAGCAAATGAGTGTTCGAGACTTATAAAAACTATTGAAAATTAA
- a CDS encoding LSm family protein, producing the protein MSVQKNVNVSRPLDALGKSLNSQVLIKLKGGREFRGVLKSFDMHMNLVLNDAEELENGESSRRLGVVLIRGDNIVYISPG; encoded by the coding sequence GTGAGTGTACAAAAGAATGTGAATGTTTCAAGACCACTTGACGCGTTAGGTAAATCATTAAACTCCCAAGTATTAATCAAGCTTAAAGGCGGAAGAGAATTTAGAGGAGTTTTAAAAAGTTTTGACATGCACATGAACTTAGTATTAAATGATGCTGAAGAATTAGAAAACGGGGAATCATCCCGAAGATTAGGCGTCGTGCTTATAAGAGGAGACAACATAGTTTATATATCTCCCGGATAA
- a CDS encoding DUF1947 domain-containing protein, whose amino-acid sequence MKIRKRYYLQKKKLKKVTKELGDYSTLISPKSKVEILESDLYDIILVDGKPLIMMIDEVPFPTIKGALELELTKKYVVVDMGAVKFVAKGADVMSPGIVGADPDIKEGDFVIIIEETHRKPLAIGKALISGQEMVEKNEGKAVSAIHYIGDKLWNLVI is encoded by the coding sequence TTGAAAATCAGGAAAAGATACTATCTTCAAAAAAAGAAATTAAAGAAAGTAACAAAGGAACTTGGAGATTATTCCACATTAATTTCTCCAAAAAGTAAAGTTGAAATTCTTGAAAGTGATCTTTATGATATAATACTGGTTGACGGCAAGCCGTTAATCATGATGATCGACGAAGTCCCTTTTCCAACAATTAAAGGAGCGCTAGAACTTGAACTCACTAAAAAATATGTCGTAGTGGATATGGGCGCTGTCAAATTTGTTGCAAAGGGTGCAGATGTAATGAGTCCGGGCATTGTCGGCGCTGATCCAGATATAAAGGAAGGAGATTTTGTTATTATAATTGAGGAAACACACAGGAAACCTCTTGCAATAGGAAAAGCACTTATTTCCGGCCAGGAAATGGTGGAAAAAAATGAAGGAAAAGCAGTAAGCGCGATCCATTATATTGGCGACAAATTGTGGAATCTAGTTATATAG
- a CDS encoding 50S ribosomal protein L37e — protein sequence MKGTPSFGKRNKKTHIRCRRCGKNSYHARKKYCAACGFGRSSKIRSYNWQNKKITGYRLK from the coding sequence ATGAAGGGAACGCCATCATTTGGTAAGCGTAACAAAAAAACCCACATAAGATGTAGAAGATGTGGTAAAAATTCCTATCATGCAAGGAAAAAATACTGTGCAGCATGTGGTTTCGGCAGATCCAGTAAAATCAGAAGCTACAACTGGCAGAATAAAAAAATTACAGGATATAGGTTGAAATAG